One genomic segment of Chitinophaga sancti includes these proteins:
- a CDS encoding DUF1338 domain-containing protein, translating into MLDYVLNGLMQRYQERVPDVAAIIAAMINEDVIQIADDIENDHIAFRTIGVPQLGIQSLEKIFLHYGYTKKEPYHFREKKLDAYWYAPPAPKYPRIFISELRVQDLSAEAQRIITSYTDEVKVDPVSKLDLDNGPDVDVFLHSSLWRTPTLADYQTLAAESEYAAWVIYNRYYLNHFTVSLQNLPVGYNTVADFNNFLEKNGFNLNDAGGKIKESPDHLLLQSSTVAKMIVATFGDHKTQEISGSYVEFAERRVLPEFAHLDPKDIKREHRREGFEAGNADRIFESTYSSQTQR; encoded by the coding sequence ATGTTAGACTATGTACTGAACGGCCTGATGCAACGTTATCAGGAGCGTGTTCCTGACGTCGCTGCTATTATTGCGGCCATGATCAATGAAGATGTTATTCAGATCGCAGATGATATTGAAAATGACCATATTGCTTTCAGAACGATAGGCGTGCCGCAACTGGGCATTCAATCGCTGGAAAAGATCTTCCTGCATTATGGTTACACGAAGAAAGAACCTTATCATTTCAGGGAAAAAAAACTGGATGCTTATTGGTATGCACCGCCGGCGCCGAAGTATCCACGCATCTTTATCAGTGAGCTGCGGGTACAGGATCTGAGTGCAGAGGCACAACGGATCATCACCAGTTATACCGATGAAGTGAAGGTGGACCCGGTATCAAAATTAGACCTGGATAATGGGCCGGATGTAGATGTGTTTTTGCATAGTTCGCTTTGGAGAACCCCTACCCTGGCGGATTACCAGACACTGGCAGCGGAAAGTGAGTATGCGGCGTGGGTAATTTATAACAGGTATTACCTGAATCATTTCACAGTCAGTTTGCAGAACCTGCCTGTAGGATATAATACGGTGGCGGATTTCAACAATTTTTTGGAGAAGAATGGATTTAATTTGAATGACGCAGGCGGGAAGATAAAAGAAAGTCCGGATCATTTGTTATTGCAGAGTAGTACAGTGGCGAAGATGATTGTTGCTACATTTGGAGATCATAAAACGCAGGAGATATCGGGCTCTTATGTGGAGTTTGCAGAAAGAAGGGTGCTGCCGGAATTTGCGCACCTGGATCCTAAGGATATTAAGCGTGAGCATAGAAGAGAAGGGTTTGAAGCGGGGAATGCAGACAGGATTTTTGAAAGTACTTATAGCTCACAAACGCAACGATAA
- a CDS encoding aldehyde dehydrogenase family protein, which translates to MIQDILNQFHIAPQNSGVSTGTVWLKADGAVIDANSPVDGKHIAQVTAASRANYDKVVETAAAAFKEWRLWPAPRRGEVVRQVGEALRKNKEALGKLVSYEMGKSLQEGYGEVQEMIDICDFAVGLSRQLHGLTMHSERPGHRMYEQWHPLGITGIISAFNFPVAVWSWNAMLAWVCGDVCIWKPSEKTPLSAIACQQIIQDVLKANKVPEGVCCLLAGNRDAGEWLAEDTRVPLVSATGSTRMGKAVSAVVGARLGRSLLELGGNNAIIISKDADLDMSLIGCVFGAVGTAGQRCTSTRRLIIHESVYDAFTAKLVKAYGQLKIGNPLDENNHVGPLIDKDAVKMYEQAIVEVQKEGGKILVEGGVLSGGDYASGCYVKPCIAEVENHYKIVQHETFAPILYVMKYKTLDEAIALQNGVPQGLSSSIMTLNLREAEAFLSQAGSDCGIANVNIGTSGAEIGGAFGGEKETGGGRESGSEAWKAYMRRQTNTINYSTQLPLAQGIKFDL; encoded by the coding sequence ATGATACAAGATATTCTGAACCAGTTCCATATCGCGCCCCAAAACAGCGGTGTCAGTACAGGTACCGTGTGGTTGAAAGCCGATGGCGCTGTAATCGACGCCAATTCCCCGGTAGATGGTAAACACATTGCACAGGTGACTGCTGCCAGTCGTGCTAATTATGATAAAGTAGTAGAGACAGCTGCGGCTGCTTTCAAAGAATGGCGGTTGTGGCCAGCGCCACGCCGTGGTGAAGTAGTAAGGCAAGTGGGTGAAGCACTGCGTAAAAATAAGGAAGCACTGGGTAAACTGGTGTCTTACGAAATGGGTAAAAGCCTGCAGGAAGGCTATGGCGAAGTACAGGAAATGATCGACATCTGTGACTTTGCAGTAGGTCTCTCCCGTCAGTTGCACGGTTTGACCATGCACTCTGAGCGTCCGGGTCACCGTATGTATGAGCAGTGGCATCCGTTAGGCATTACAGGTATTATCTCCGCATTCAATTTCCCTGTAGCAGTGTGGAGTTGGAACGCTATGCTGGCATGGGTATGCGGCGATGTATGTATCTGGAAACCATCAGAAAAAACACCGTTGTCTGCGATTGCATGTCAACAGATTATCCAGGATGTATTGAAGGCGAACAAGGTGCCTGAAGGGGTATGCTGTTTGTTGGCCGGTAACCGCGACGCCGGTGAATGGCTGGCGGAAGATACCCGTGTACCATTGGTATCAGCGACTGGCTCTACCCGTATGGGTAAGGCGGTATCCGCAGTGGTAGGTGCGCGTTTAGGTCGATCATTATTAGAATTAGGTGGTAACAATGCCATTATTATTTCAAAAGATGCAGACCTGGATATGTCATTGATCGGTTGTGTATTTGGCGCGGTGGGTACAGCCGGACAGCGTTGTACATCTACACGCAGACTGATTATTCATGAGAGTGTGTATGATGCATTTACGGCTAAGCTGGTGAAAGCATATGGACAGTTAAAGATTGGTAATCCGCTGGATGAAAATAACCATGTAGGCCCATTGATTGATAAAGATGCGGTGAAGATGTATGAGCAGGCGATTGTAGAAGTACAGAAAGAAGGGGGTAAAATTCTGGTAGAAGGCGGTGTACTGAGCGGTGGCGATTATGCTTCCGGTTGTTATGTAAAGCCTTGTATTGCGGAAGTAGAGAACCATTACAAGATCGTACAGCATGAAACATTCGCTCCTATTCTGTATGTGATGAAGTACAAGACGCTGGATGAGGCGATCGCATTACAGAATGGGGTGCCACAGGGCTTGTCTTCTTCAATCATGACATTGAACCTGCGTGAGGCAGAGGCTTTCCTCTCCCAGGCCGGATCTGATTGCGGCATTGCGAATGTCAATATCGGTACTTCAGGTGCAGAAATTGGCGGTGCATTTGGTGGTGAAAAGGAAACCGGTGGTGGTAGAGAAAGTGGTTCAGAGGCATGGAAAGCATATATGCGGAGACAAACGAATACGATTAACTATTCAACGCAGTTGCCGCTGGCACAGGGGATTAAGTTCGATCTGTAA
- a CDS encoding S8 family peptidase: MKSSGAIAVMAGCVAMMTALTTNTAYAQGNAVPKNWHLLDYAADSVYGTSVQRAYTELLKGRKSTPVIVAVIDSGIDTLHEDLKSILWTNPKEIPGNGIDDDRNGYVDDVHGWNFLGGKDGRSLKDDSDEATREYVRLKDKYVNPDSALNHDSKEYAYWLKVSGKIARPSTESKTTYKAMLKLQDNVNKAGGILTTFLRTSDFNVPKLDSIQTRDEDVMVAKNFMIRLFNSTGDSAITYTDFKPEFEEYIEDLKKKAEISDNYTPNAKRQEIVGDDINDINDKYYGNNDVMGQFGFHGTHVSGIIAAARNNGVGMDGVADNVRIMAVKAVPDGDERDKDVALAIRYAVDNGARIINMSFGKSFSPHKDWVDAAFKYAADHNVLLIHAAGNDGKNVDSTDNFPNADFLNGGVAGNVVTVGASSNGKTGAKVASFSNYGKRTVDLFAPGVSIYATLPGGNKYGSLSGTSMACPVVAGVAALVLSYYPDLTAEQLKYVLLKSAVPLPDGTKEVNKPGAPGQMVAFADLSATGGLVNAYNALKVASTMKVEKLGKKPKVMKIKKG; encoded by the coding sequence ATGAAATCTAGCGGAGCAATAGCAGTCATGGCAGGATGTGTTGCGATGATGACTGCACTTACAACTAATACAGCCTATGCACAGGGTAATGCAGTACCCAAAAACTGGCACCTGCTGGACTACGCAGCTGACAGCGTTTATGGCACCAGCGTGCAGCGCGCCTACACTGAACTGTTAAAGGGGAGAAAGAGTACCCCTGTGATCGTTGCCGTGATCGATTCAGGTATCGATACATTACACGAAGATCTGAAGTCTATTTTATGGACGAATCCAAAAGAAATTCCCGGGAATGGAATTGACGATGACAGGAACGGCTATGTGGACGATGTACATGGATGGAATTTTTTAGGTGGTAAGGACGGCCGTAGCTTAAAAGATGATTCTGACGAAGCAACCAGGGAATACGTACGGTTAAAGGATAAATATGTAAATCCTGATTCCGCACTCAACCACGACTCAAAAGAATATGCTTACTGGTTAAAGGTATCCGGCAAAATTGCCAGGCCTTCTACTGAAAGCAAAACGACTTATAAAGCCATGCTGAAACTGCAGGATAACGTGAATAAAGCCGGCGGCATTCTCACCACCTTCCTACGTACCAGCGACTTCAATGTACCCAAACTCGACAGCATCCAGACCAGGGACGAAGATGTAATGGTGGCAAAGAATTTCATGATCCGCCTGTTCAACAGCACCGGCGATTCTGCTATTACTTACACTGATTTCAAACCTGAGTTCGAAGAGTACATCGAAGACCTGAAGAAGAAAGCAGAGATCTCTGACAACTATACCCCCAATGCAAAACGCCAGGAAATAGTAGGCGATGATATCAATGATATCAACGATAAATACTACGGTAATAATGATGTAATGGGACAATTTGGGTTCCATGGTACTCACGTATCCGGTATCATTGCAGCTGCAAGAAACAATGGTGTAGGTATGGATGGTGTGGCAGACAATGTAAGGATCATGGCTGTAAAAGCAGTACCAGATGGTGATGAGCGCGATAAAGACGTAGCACTGGCTATACGTTATGCAGTAGACAATGGTGCACGTATTATTAATATGAGCTTTGGTAAATCATTCTCTCCACATAAGGATTGGGTAGATGCAGCTTTTAAATATGCAGCAGACCATAATGTATTATTGATCCATGCAGCGGGTAATGATGGTAAGAATGTAGACAGTACGGACAACTTCCCAAATGCCGATTTCCTGAATGGTGGTGTGGCTGGAAATGTTGTGACTGTAGGCGCCAGCAGCAATGGTAAAACAGGTGCTAAGGTTGCAAGCTTTTCTAACTACGGTAAGCGTACGGTAGATCTGTTTGCTCCAGGTGTATCTATTTATGCAACCCTGCCAGGTGGTAATAAATATGGCAGCCTGAGTGGTACCAGTATGGCTTGTCCGGTAGTAGCCGGTGTAGCAGCGCTGGTATTGTCTTACTACCCTGATCTGACTGCAGAGCAGTTGAAATATGTATTGCTGAAATCGGCGGTACCTTTGCCGGACGGTACGAAGGAAGTAAATAAACCAGGTGCGCCGGGTCAGATGGTCGCCTTTGCTGATTTGTCTGCAACGGGTGGTTTGGTAAATGCTTACAATGCACTGAAGGTAGCAAGTACTATGAAGGTGGAGAAACTGGGGAAGAAACCGAAAGTAATGAAGATCAAAAAAGGATAA